ATCCATTTTTGAGTGAATATTTTATGTATAGATTAGAGACAAATGAACGTGTTTGTCCCATTATCATACGGATAATATTCAATTAATTGAATATTTAAAAAATTAATTTTTGAAAGTATTGAAAATAGCACGAGATTAAAATGTATAAATGAAGAATAATTCAGAAAATTTAATGACAACGATTACATAAAAATATATAATAAATTTAGTGGAGAATAGTATTGAATATTTATTTATTATTATGTATAGTTAGTCTTGCGAAAAGGAGAGAAACTATGAAACAAACGAGTGTTACATTAGCCAGATTTAAATTTATAATTTTGTCATTATTAGGGATTTATTTATTTTTAATTCCAATTTCAGATACAAACAGTGAAGGAAAAAAAGAAACGAGTTTACCTGTTGCATATTTAGCCAATCGGGCTTTAGATTTAATAGGTGATCAAGCAGGGTTAATTATTATGTTAATCATTTCGTTCTCTGCGATTATGACGGTAATATATTCGACTTTATTTAGTACTTCAACGAAACGTTCAATTACAAACGAACTATTCAATGTCAATTGGATTTGGGCTGTTATTCGTTGTTTAGGTGCAGTTTTTGCAATTTGTGTATATTTCAATGTAGGACCGGGATTCATTCTAAATGAAAATACAGGTTTAATGGTATATAAAGATTTGTTACCAACATTATTAACTGTATTCTTCTTTGCGGGATTATTTTTACCATTATTAATGGACTTTGGTTTATTAGAATTTCTTGGACCAATGTTTGCGCCGATAATGAGACCAGTATTTAAATTACCAGGTAGATCTACAGTAGATAACTTAGCATCTTTCATTGGTGATGGTACGGTAGGTGTTATGATTACAAGTTCACAATATGAACAAGGATTCTATACGAGAAGAGAAGCAACAGTAATTGCGACAACATTCTCAGTTGTATCTATTACATTTGCTATCGTTATTGCACAGACAATTGGTTTAATGGATTATTTCTTCCAATTCTATTTATCAGTTATCATTGCTTGTATTGTTGCAGCGTTTATTATGCCAAGAATTTGGCCGCTTAAACAAATACCTGATCAATACTCAAATGGAAGTACTGAGCAATTAAATGAGAAAATCCCAGACACACATAATCCAGTGTCATGGGGATTTGAAAAAGCAACTGAAAAAGCAATTGAATCACCAGGATTTAAACAATTCTTTATAAATGGTGTGAAAACCGTATTAGATATGTGGTTAGCAGTATTGCCAGTAGTTATGACGATAGGGACATTAGCGACAATCGTTGCAGAGTATACACCAACATTTAGTATTCTTGGAACACCGTTTGTACCTTTATTAGAACTGATGCAAATACCATATGCTAAAGAAGCATCAGAAACATTATTAATTGGATTTGCAGACATGTTCTTACCATCACTATTAATCAGTGATGTACCAAGTGATATGACACGATTTATAATAGGTGCGTTAAGTATTTCTCAATTAATATATTTATCAGAAGTGGGTGGCGTTATTTTAGGTTCTAAAATTCCAGTCAGCCTTGGTAAACTATTCATGATATACCTTATACGTACTGTAATCACATTACCTGTGATTGTTATTTTGGCACATATTTTCTTTTAAAAATTAAAAAGCTAGGATAGATCAGAATGTCGACAAAGTAATAAACTTTGTCGGCATTTTTTATGCGTATGCTTTCCGCGGGAGTCAGCGCAAAAAATGCATGAGCTTTATGGCTAACGAGATAGTTTTAGGAAACAATCACATTAGAAAATCTAACGAGATAGAAAGTGAAAACAATCTCGTTAGCGGGTAAAAAGAGCTCGTAAAAGGCTGAATTAACTAAAAAAGTGAGGGAAAAACGCGCTAACAAGATAGTTCTGAAAAACAATCACATTAGAAAATCTAACGAGATAGAAAGTGAAAACAATCTCGTTAGCGTCGAAATGTACACCTCAATAGCCCAAATTAACTACAAAAAATGAGAAAACATCGCGCTAACGAGATAGTTCTGAAAAACAATCCCATTAGAAAATCTAACGAGATAGAATGTGAAAACAATCTCGTTAGCGAGGAAATGTACACCTCAATAGCCCAAATTAACTACAAAAAATGAGAAAACATCGAGCTAACGAGATAGTTCTAGGAAACAATCCCGTTAGAAAATCTAACGAGATAGAAAGTAAAAACAATCTCGTTAGTGAAGGTTTTCTGTATATACAAAAAAAGCTGGAGCACCTTTTCAAAAAGTGCTCCAGCTTTTATTTAATTTATTTTGGATCTACTGTAGTTTCAACTTTAGCAATGACGAGTTCTGAACCTAACATAGGTGATTCGCCTTTTTCTTTATTTGAATCTCCGCCTCGCTGATGTGCTTGTTTGAAAGCATCACTATTCTTCCATACATCAAAGTCTTCTAATGTTTCCCACCACATATTAACATGTAGCTCATCATTTTCATCAATGCCTTGAATATTCCATGTTTCTACTTTGATGAAGCCTTTCATTTCTTGTAGTGCGCCACCTTTAGTAAACATTGGTGCTAATTTTTCAGCATAACCTGATTTCATTTTAATTCTATTTGTTACGATATACATTAATATTCACTCCTATTCTTTTGGTGTTGGGTTAGTAGCCCAAATTTGTGCAGTCTTCATAAATGTTCTTGGTTGTAATTTAAGTTGTGAGATGACAACATCGGCAACATCTTCAGGGTGTGTCATTGTATCTTCTTGTAATGGTGTCTCACCAATTAAATCTGTTAGTACTGCAGATGGTGTTAAGTAAGATACTCTAATATTATGTTTTCTCATTTCTTGCATAATACCTTCAGTCATACCAATTACTGCATATTTAGTTGCTGAATAAATACTGCTATTGGCATTTGCTTTTAAACCAGACATAGATGCAATATTGATTACGTCACCACTTTGTTGTTTAACAAGATGTGGTAATGCTTCTTGAAGTACATAATAAATACCTTTAACATTTGTTTCAAATAATTGATCAAATTCTTCTTCATCTACTTCTAAGAATGAACGGTTTTTCATGACACCTGCATTATTGATGACGATATCTATAGAACCTAGTGCATGATATGCATCTTCAATGAAACGTTGTACATCTTTTTGTTTTGCAATATTGGTTTCTTTATAAAAAACTTTAACTCCAAATTTTTTGAGTTCGTTAGCAGTTTCAGTCAAAGTATCAATATTTCTACTCGCGATAGCTACATTTACACCTTCACGTGCTAATTCAACTGCGATTGCTTTTCCGATACCTTTTGAACCACCAGTTATAATAGCATTAAATCCTTTTAACTCTCTTAACATATATCATCACTCCTTACATATATGTTAGCACGCATTGAAAATCAATCATAATATTTAAGATAGTCAATTGTATAAAAAAAGATAGATATTTAATTACATTTTTTATGCGCATGCTTTCCACGGGCATGTTCTCAGCCTGTAGTCTTCGAATCATGCTTATCCCGCAGGAGTCAGCGCGAAAAAATGCTGAACATTGCAAGTGGGGATTGACATGCAACATTGAACAAAGAATATAAAATGATAATTTAGATACTGAGTAAATCTATTTATAATAAGTTAAAAAAGAAGGGTAGAGACGTTGTCTCTACCCTTTTAATAATTAAATGTGATAAGTTATTAAGCTTCTTTCGTGAGCTCGTTATAAATCTTCTTATCAGCATGAGTATATATAATGTATTCTTTTTCATCTGTTTTAATAATTACACGATTTGTTTTACCGAAAGTTGATCCAATACGTACTACATGATCTTGATCTTCCTTGGATAAAGCATGAATCTCTTGATCTTCTTTAACTTCTTTAATGTCGTTGTTTGGAATTGTAATATCAGCAACTCTCCATTGAATATGAACTTGATTATTATCTTTCGAAACTCTCATTGCCATAATTAACACATCCTTTTGTTTGATGTGTATATCATAACGCACTTTGTATCCGTTTTCAATAGATTTTAAGAAAAATGTGTTATCTTTTTTAATTAATGTGTCATACTAATCGTATAAGTATTTTTATGCAATATAGTGAATAACTATTTACAAGTGAACAAAAGTATTGTAATATTATCATTAATAAATGAATAAGGAGCTGGTTTCATTGGGACGAAGTTATCTATGTTAAAGGAATTAAATAAGACGAGTTTTTTAAAAGAAATTGATTTTTCAAAAGCAGAATTTGAAACGCTTATTGATTTAGCAGCAGAATTGAAATTCAAAGAAAAGCATCAAATCCCACATCGTTATTTAAATGGGAAACATATTGCTTTATTATTCGAAAAGCAGTCTACGAGAACACGTTCAGCTTTCACTGTGGCAGCTACGAAAATGGGTGCAAGTGTTTCATACTTAGGTAAAGATGATTTGCAATTAGGCAAGAAGGAATCAGTAGAAGATACAGCAATTGTATTGGGATCTATGTTTGATGGTATTGCTTTTAGAGGTTTTGAACAGAAGACTGTTGAAGACTTAGCGAAATACTCAAATGTTCCAGTTTGGAATGGATTGACGAATGAATGGCATCCTACCCAAATGTTAGCTGATTTCCTAACAATTAAAGAATATTTTGGTACGTACGAAGGCAAAACTGTAACGTTCATAGGTGATGGTCGTAACAATGTTGCGAATTCATTACTTGTAACAAGTGCGATTCTAGGTGTAGATGTTCATATTGTGGCACCTAAAGAACTTCAACCAGATTTGGAAATTCAATCGTTAGCACATTCATTAAGTGAGGACTCTAGAAGTGAAGTGTTAATCACTGATAATATTCAAGAGGGTGTATACGGAAGTGATGTTATATACACTGACGTATGGTGTTCAATGGGTGAAGAAGATCAATTAGATACACGTTTTAATATACTAAGAGACTATCAAGTCAATCAGAATCTAATGAATTTAACAGGTAAAAATGATACGTTATTTTTACATTGCTTACCAGCTATTCATGATTTAAATACAGAAATGGGTGCATTATGTTTTGAAAAATTTGGTGTAACTTGTATGGAAGTTACTGATGATGTATTCAGAGCAGATTATTCAAGAGTATTTGAGCAAGCAGCAAATCGTATGCACACAATCAAAGCATTATTAGCTACTACATGTGGCAATTTATATTAAAAAATGAGGCTGGGACATAATACAATGTCTCAGCCTCATCTAATATATTGGCAGTAGATGTCTGAGTTGAAAATGCGCTTTTATCAAGCTTTTTTCAACTCTAGTCATCCTTGCCAGGGCGGGACTACGAAATCTTTTTTAAGTAAATTAGATTTCTGTCCCGCTCCCTTTTATGTTTAGTTTTTAATTAATTTTTTACGATTACGACTAAGCTCTAAATATTTAGAGTAACTATAAATAATGATGCCCGCCCAAATCAGAATAAATGTAATTAATTGATCTATATCAAAATGTTCATTAAGTAAGAATATACCGATAAAGAACATAATTGTTGGTCCAATATATTGTAGGAATCCTGTAAGGGAAAGTGGGATTCTTCTAGCACCAGCACTAAATAAGATTAGTGGAATTGCTGTTACAGCACCAGAAAGTAATAGCCATCCGCTTGCTGCATTGACACCAAATGTCACAGCATCTATTTGTGATAAATAGTAAATATAAATCAGTGCTGCTGGTAAAGTTACGATACATTCAATTGTAATACTACTGAAAGCATCAATATCCACAACTTTCTTGATTAAGCCGTATAAAGCGAAAGAAGTTGCTAAAATAATAGAAACATACGGGAATTCACCAACTTGGAACGTCATATAAATGACGCCGATGAATGCAAGTAAGATTGCCAACCATTGCGCTTTAGAAAAACGTTCACCAAGAAATATGAACGCTAATAATATACTCATCAATGGATTAATATAATAACCTAAGCTCGCTTGTAATACATGGTGGTTATTCACCGCCCATATAAAAGTACCCCAGTTAATTGTAATGATATATCCGGCAGCTATGATCGCAAATAGCATTTTTTTGTTTTTAAATAGTTTAATAGTTGCGCGTTTGAACATTGTTAGTTGCTTTGTAAATATGAGTAATAACACCATAAATACTGCTGACCAAAGAATACGGTGAGCAAGAATTTCGAATGGGCCGATTTTATCGACGATGTTCCAATAAATAGGAAGCACACCCCATATTACATAGGCTAGGGCTGCATAGATGATGCCTTTTTTAGTTTCTGACATGAATTAAGACTCCCATTGTGCTTGAATAACTTCTGCTTGGTCATGATAAATATTTGATGCAATATTTGCCAGAAGCCTTGATGTACGATTATCAATATCGAATCTTGGCGATAACTCAGCAATACTAATACTCGCACTTTTATTTGAATTTGTTACTAGTTGCAAAATTGTATGAACAATTTGTGGCTGTAATCCCATAATACATGGTGCGCTGACAGCCGGCGCATAACTTACATCTATAGAGTCTGTACATAAAGTGATAAGAATTTCATCATAACCTTCAATGAAAGAATTGATAGAAGTAATTGTTTCTATAGATAAGTGGCTTCTTAATTCGTTCTCAAATATGTATTGAACGCCATATTCATCAGCTCTTTCAAAAAGCGCTTTTGTATTCCCATTTTTTTGAATACCAAGAACAAAATAGCCGACTTGATCATCTGAATCTAAAATTTGTTTGAACATTGTTCCAGAAGATGACTGCTCATCATAGTCTCTCATATCAAAATGCGCATCTATATTGATGATGCCGATTTTTTTATCTTTGTTTGCGCGTCTAACACCTAAGTAATGACCATATAATACTTCGTGACCACCACCTATAATAACAGTGAATTGATTGTGAGATAAAATTTGAGATACTTTTTCTCCTAATTCTTCTTGGGCATCTTCCATTTTAGTTTTATGGCAAATAACATTCCCGTAATCTGTTAAATGTAAGTATTCATTATGAATAGGTAATGGACTTAATGATTTTCTGAAATGCTTTGGACCATCTACAGCACCCGTTCGCCCTTTATTCCTAGATACACCTTCATCACATTCAAAACCTATAAGCGCCATATTGATTTGATGTTCAAATTCTTTTTTTGGCTGAATATCTTGTTTTTCCATATTAATGGTTTCAACGATTTGGTGAAATCTAAATGCAGAACGTAATGAATCACTATCAGTTCTACCTGTCCATTCTTCTTTTTTTACATCACTATACACAATAAATACCTCCCCAATCTTACAATTATTTTTACTAATGCTAGTTTATCATGTATGATATTCTTATGTTTTACTATATGCTTAATTATTTTACAAGAAAGAAGTGTCTTCTAATGAATAGGAAGAAAGATAAAGCAAAAAGGCCAAGGAGTGATTCAATGAAATGGATTTATGGTCTCTTAATAGTTTGCTTATTATTTCTAGTTGCATGTGACAATCAAACTTCTAAGAATAATGAATCGAGTAACAAAGAAAAGTCTCCAGAGACGAAAACAACCGATAAAAAAACGACGGAAGTAAATAAACACGAAGATAAAAAAACGACAGAGCAACAAACAACTGAGGAACAAACAGAACAACAATCTACTGAAGAAAAGAATACTTCAAACAATGAACAACAATCAACAGAGGAAGAAATACCTGTTGAGGAGAATGTGAATGGTGTGAAACCGAATCATCGTACCGATACGAATGATATAGACACAGAAACATATTCGAAAGCAAGAAATTGTCTATTGAATGAAGGCGATTCTCAAGCTGAGTGTGATCGTTTAGAAAGTACAGTTGAATTTACGAGAGCTTGGCAAAATTTAACGAACGATGGCTATTTATGTAATGATCATGGCTGTAGCATTCCAAAGCATAATCAACAACAAGAACAACCACAGCAAGGTACACATCATGAACAAAGTAACGAACAAACGCTCCCACAAGATAACCAAGGCAATCAAAGTAACCAAGAAGGCCAGGGTAATCAAAGTCATTCAAATACGACGAATTACAATGAACATGTGAAAGAGCAACCATCTGATAATTCTAATGAATCAAGCAATGAAAATCAAAGTACACAAGAAAATTTCAATAAAGAAGCAAGTTAACTAAAAAAGCGTTCGTCTGGGGAGACGAACGCTTTTTAGTGTGAAATAAGGGGGTTATTTCAACAATAGTATAGGGTTATGTTTAATATGACTTACAATTACAGTTTAACAGGGTTTATATACAAATCAATACATTTGTGATTTTTTTCACAATTTTGTCATCTAAAACTCATTTCTGTGATAATAATCACTACAAAGTCACAAAGTGTTCGTATACTTGTTCGCGTTATTATGATAAAATATTGATAAGAAAATAAGAAATGAGGACAATTTAATATGACAGGTAAAACACATCTCGCTTGCGGTATATTCATCGGGTCATCATTAAGTATTTATTATGCGGAAGATGTATTTACATCTTTCACCATTGTTAGTTTATGTGGCGTATCAAGTTTAGTACCTGATATTTGTCATTTTAAAAGTAGAATAGGAAAGAAGTTGTTTCCTATTAGTTTCATTATAAGAATGATATTTGGACATCGAACATTTACGCATTCTTTGTTATTTTTATTTCTTATCTTTTGGGGATTA
The Mammaliicoccus sp. Dog046 genome window above contains:
- a CDS encoding YjiH family protein, giving the protein MKQTSVTLARFKFIILSLLGIYLFLIPISDTNSEGKKETSLPVAYLANRALDLIGDQAGLIIMLIISFSAIMTVIYSTLFSTSTKRSITNELFNVNWIWAVIRCLGAVFAICVYFNVGPGFILNENTGLMVYKDLLPTLLTVFFFAGLFLPLLMDFGLLEFLGPMFAPIMRPVFKLPGRSTVDNLASFIGDGTVGVMITSSQYEQGFYTRREATVIATTFSVVSITFAIVIAQTIGLMDYFFQFYLSVIIACIVAAFIMPRIWPLKQIPDQYSNGSTEQLNEKIPDTHNPVSWGFEKATEKAIESPGFKQFFINGVKTVLDMWLAVLPVVMTIGTLATIVAEYTPTFSILGTPFVPLLELMQIPYAKEASETLLIGFADMFLPSLLISDVPSDMTRFIIGALSISQLIYLSEVGGVILGSKIPVSLGKLFMIYLIRTVITLPVIVILAHIFF
- a CDS encoding heme oxygenase, yielding MYIVTNRIKMKSGYAEKLAPMFTKGGALQEMKGFIKVETWNIQGIDENDELHVNMWWETLEDFDVWKNSDAFKQAHQRGGDSNKEKGESPMLGSELVIAKVETTVDPK
- a CDS encoding SDR family NAD(P)-dependent oxidoreductase, which codes for MLRELKGFNAIITGGSKGIGKAIAVELAREGVNVAIASRNIDTLTETANELKKFGVKVFYKETNIAKQKDVQRFIEDAYHALGSIDIVINNAGVMKNRSFLEVDEEEFDQLFETNVKGIYYVLQEALPHLVKQQSGDVINIASMSGLKANANSSIYSATKYAVIGMTEGIMQEMRKHNIRVSYLTPSAVLTDLIGETPLQEDTMTHPEDVADVVISQLKLQPRTFMKTAQIWATNPTPKE
- the argF gene encoding ornithine carbamoyltransferase, with the protein product MLKELNKTSFLKEIDFSKAEFETLIDLAAELKFKEKHQIPHRYLNGKHIALLFEKQSTRTRSAFTVAATKMGASVSYLGKDDLQLGKKESVEDTAIVLGSMFDGIAFRGFEQKTVEDLAKYSNVPVWNGLTNEWHPTQMLADFLTIKEYFGTYEGKTVTFIGDGRNNVANSLLVTSAILGVDVHIVAPKELQPDLEIQSLAHSLSEDSRSEVLITDNIQEGVYGSDVIYTDVWCSMGEEDQLDTRFNILRDYQVNQNLMNLTGKNDTLFLHCLPAIHDLNTEMGALCFEKFGVTCMEVTDDVFRADYSRVFEQAANRMHTIKALLATTCGNLY
- the rarD gene encoding EamA family transporter RarD, which produces MSETKKGIIYAALAYVIWGVLPIYWNIVDKIGPFEILAHRILWSAVFMVLLLIFTKQLTMFKRATIKLFKNKKMLFAIIAAGYIITINWGTFIWAVNNHHVLQASLGYYINPLMSILLAFIFLGERFSKAQWLAILLAFIGVIYMTFQVGEFPYVSIILATSFALYGLIKKVVDIDAFSSITIECIVTLPAALIYIYYLSQIDAVTFGVNAASGWLLLSGAVTAIPLILFSAGARRIPLSLTGFLQYIGPTIMFFIGIFLLNEHFDIDQLITFILIWAGIIIYSYSKYLELSRNRKKLIKN
- the hutG gene encoding formimidoylglutamase; amino-acid sequence: MYSDVKKEEWTGRTDSDSLRSAFRFHQIVETINMEKQDIQPKKEFEHQINMALIGFECDEGVSRNKGRTGAVDGPKHFRKSLSPLPIHNEYLHLTDYGNVICHKTKMEDAQEELGEKVSQILSHNQFTVIIGGGHEVLYGHYLGVRRANKDKKIGIINIDAHFDMRDYDEQSSSGTMFKQILDSDDQVGYFVLGIQKNGNTKALFERADEYGVQYIFENELRSHLSIETITSINSFIEGYDEILITLCTDSIDVSYAPAVSAPCIMGLQPQIVHTILQLVTNSNKSASISIAELSPRFDIDNRTSRLLANIASNIYHDQAEVIQAQWES
- a CDS encoding metal-dependent hydrolase, whose translation is MTGKTHLACGIFIGSSLSIYYAEDVFTSFTIVSLCGVSSLVPDICHFKSRIGKKLFPISFIIRMIFGHRTFTHSLLFLFLIFWGLNAINAPEPYLVSILSGMLSHIVLDMLTPRGVKLFYPINASIKLPFVFKTGGAVDLSLSSTFTIVTIILWWKDIYRLFI